The genomic window CAATGACGACGCGTTCACTAACTGGAAGAACCGCGAGGAGATCGCGGAATCGATGATCCCGGTCATCGGGAAGCTGCACCGCGAACAGGACGTCACCGTCCTGCTCCACAGCCGCTCCCTGGTCAACAAATCGGTCATCAGCATCCTCAAAACCCACCGCTTCGCCCGCCAGATAGACGGCGGGGAACTCTCGGTGACCGAGACACTGCCCTTCCTCCAGGCACTGACCACCCTCGATCTCGGCCCCTCCCAGATCGACATCGGCATGCTCGCCGCGACCTACAAGACCAACAACGAAGGCCTCACAGTCGAGGACTTCACCGCCCGCGCCGTCGCCGGCGCCACCAACACCGCCCACACCCGGCGCCCCGAACCCCGCGACGTCGTCCTCTACGGCTTCGGCCGCATCGGCCGCCTCATCGCCCGCCTCCTCATCGAGAAAGCCGGCTCCGGCAACGGCCTGCGCCTGCGCGCCATCGTCGTCCGCCCCAGCAACGGCCGCCCCGCCGACGACCTCGTCAAACGCGCCTCACTCCTGCGCCGCGACTCCATCCACGGCCAGTTCCAGGGCACCATCACCGTCGACGAGACCCACAACAAAATCATCGCCAACGGCAACGAGATCAAAGTCATCTACGCCGCCGGCCCCACCGAGATCGACTACACCACCCACGGCATCCACAACGCCGTCCTCATCGACAACACCGGCACATGGCGCGACCGCCAAGGCCTCTCCCAACACCTGCGCCCCGGCATCGACAAAGTCGTCCTGACCGCACCCGGCAAGGGCGACATCCCCAACATCGTCCACGGCGTCAACCACCACACCATCAAACCCGACGAACAAATCCTCTCCTGCGCCTCCTGCACCACCAACGCCATCGTCCCCCCACTCAAAGCCATGGCCGACGAATACGGCGTCCTGCGCGGACACGTCGAAACCGTCCACTCCTTCACCAACGACCAGAACCTCCTCGACAACTACCACAGCGCCGACCGCCGCGGCCGCTCCGCACCACTGAACATGGTCATCACCGAAACCGGCGCCGCCTCCGCCGTCGCCAAAGCACTCCCCGACCTCAAAGCCCCCATCACCGGCAGCTCCATCCGCGTCCCCGTCCCCGACGTCTCCATCGCCATCCTCAACCTCCGCCTCGGACGCGAAACCACCCGCGAAGAAGTCCTCGACCACCTCCGCGACATCTCCCTCCACTCCCCCCT from Streptomyces syringium includes these protein-coding regions:
- a CDS encoding glyceraldehyde-3-phosphate dehydrogenase; this encodes MTVNDDAFTNWKNREEIAESMIPVIGKLHREQDVTVLLHSRSLVNKSVISILKTHRFARQIDGGELSVTETLPFLQALTTLDLGPSQIDIGMLAATYKTNNEGLTVEDFTARAVAGATNTAHTRRPEPRDVVLYGFGRIGRLIARLLIEKAGSGNGLRLRAIVVRPSNGRPADDLVKRASLLRRDSIHGQFQGTITVDETHNKIIANGNEIKVIYAAGPTEIDYTTHGIHNAVLIDNTGTWRDRQGLSQHLRPGIDKVVLTAPGKGDIPNIVHGVNHHTIKPDEQILSCASCTTNAIVPPLKAMADEYGVLRGHVETVHSFTNDQNLLDNYHSADRRGRSAPLNMVITETGAASAVAKALPDLKAPITGSSIRVPVPDVSIAILNLRLGRETTREEVLDHLRDISLHSPLKRQIDFTTAPDAVSMDFVGSRHASTIDAGATKVDGDNAILYLWYDNEYGYSCQVIRVTQHLTNTEHPTYPTPT